In Cicer arietinum cultivar CDC Frontier isolate Library 1 chromosome 7, Cicar.CDCFrontier_v2.0, whole genome shotgun sequence, the genomic window tgaatggagtgcatttgtttccaaacgttctgacccggcgtttgtcgtaagttattaatttattagcatttgtgttttattattcatattcgtagcgtattttaaatttttacacaattgcaattttttttttatatagaatattagtaaggcaaatcgcgaacgggcaagcaacccaaaacacccatacaagaaatcacgtatgggatatgcacgccttgaacaacaaattgtaagtaattaaacatcacttgtaatttgtattataaactatagtgtgtaactaatttgtattattttgtttatgattttaacgaatagagaaaagacacccaagccgatcaacccttgggtcgtcatatcttatggaaggaagcgcgtgttaacaaagatggagtggttgataatgaaaatgtcaagaaagttgtagaactttgtgtaagtatattatcactttaatattttttaatattgtattttaaaaatgctattgaacttatctttttaatgttacatgtattttaggaaactattgaacaaagttctgaaactcaagagggcaacaaggatacgtgcagggacattcttgggaaagtgtttaatgtccctgagtattccggtcgagtgagggggaaaggatttggcgtaactcccaaaagcttttttcctcaagagaagcgccaaaaaccttccaacgaggaagtattagagaagctcagaatcctatcggagcaagtggcactcttggtgaatacgaataaagacaagcaacttccggttcagctccaacctgaaatacaaatggagagtgaaaccgggagttgcaacgttgGTTTGaaaagtattcccgaggtaattaattacttacttgcttatgtaattacttatgtattaaacaaacttatatattaatcgtacttatgttttaactattgatttagggtgtcactacatgtgtcctatacttgtcctcgccgactcaacggaaggtgggaaaaggaatattgcacaatacttcgggagaagtattgcactaCGGTTGCTTttgaaccaactgcaccgttgcccataccggacaacgatggagatatgaagttcttaagcgacgctattggcagttacgtggcatggcccacacaccttgttgccctcgaaaaaaagattcccaaggacaaatcagttacatctcccgaaaaggtttgtcacatttattgcctaaggttttttattttttcagattcaataaactaacattttacctcatttttgtaggtccaaataaataaaccacccctacagccaaaaaaaggcagcaaacctcaaaaattggaggttaatagggctgccaaactacaaaggtcggagggtaataaagctgccaaacttgcagcaacaaaaaatctggatcggggaaaatcggtcgctgctgctgctactcctaataaaagtcagccacgccttggtaaatacggggtgtgtcttgacatccaaataaaaaggaacatgggcagcaacaatgattcgcccatcgtacacatgaataaagatatatttggagatgagtatgttgaatatttcgaaaaggagcacatatatgaacttctcgaacataaggagctcaGTGCTACTGTAAtgagcttgtacataaggtaaaaaatacttttaattgcatttattggtaattaattaaatgtattggtaattaatctagtttaaaattttcattgaaggtttttgtatgagaaggtcgtgtgcacgaggaaattgtcaaataaatactcattcttgtctccgcataagatgtcgatgtggaaactcgatccagacaatgtaaagaaatacattgtagatatgtttttaggaaatatagaaaatgataaattgttcttggcaccatactctgttaattaagttacagagttctgttttctgttctactgattgtgtgaactgattttagtatttgaatatgttttgttgttgtgtgcactgattgtgaactgattttggataaaaagataaaagacaacgctttctaaaaaaaatgccataaaaagctaaaaagcgcttttcatttcaaatatttaatttacagcgtttaaaaaaaaacacattttacagcgcgttttttaaaaagcgctgtaaaatgttgttgtaaagcgttataatggtgtacattttacagcgcttttttgagaaagcgttgtaaCATGTAcacacaaaagcgctgtaaaatacagacccataatttcatataatgggtgtgcgttttacagcgctttctcaaaaaagcgttgtaaaatgcagactcataatttcatataatgggtgtgcattttacagcgcttttgttaaaaagcgctctaaaaagcagactcataactcatataatgggtgtgcattttacagcgcttttgttaaaaagcgctctaaaaagcagactcataactcatataatgggtgtgcattttacagcgcttttgttaaaaagcgctctaaaaagcagactcataactcatataatgggtgtgcattttacagcgcttttgttaaaaagcgctctaaaaagcagactcataactcatataatgggtgtgcattttacagcgcttgtttgaaaaagtgcataacaagcgcgcattatatttacatgttttatagcgcttttttaaaagcgttgttgtatcttttacagcgctcgattccacaacgtatttttttttgaaaaagcgctgtaaatgaatttaaaaaagcgttgtaaaatgcagtttttcgtGTAGTGTGAAAATAGTATTCCAAATGGTAAACAATATAGATAAGGATTGTTAAATGAAAAATTCATTTGTCATTTATAGTATAGATTTTTGTGGGTGCATTCGaggattaaaaataaacaaaagataCTCAAAATAACTTCAACAAAAAtgttgaaacaaaataaaactcaaAATCAATGATCAAcatgaataataaaattaaaataaactaaaaaatcaacaactaaataattatttttaaaagaaaccaatccaaagttaaaataaaatcataaaaaaaataattcaaaatagcAAAAGCAATAATTTTGAATTCAACTTTAATATGCTTTTTTAGATTGAGGGGAGGTGAAGAATTATATTCATATGAATAATACATAGGACAAACTATTTTCACAGGAGTAATTGTTCTAATGTCTTCAATTAGATCAATCATGTGTATGAATATCATCATTCAAAGTgttcacttttttaaaaatcatttgcGTTAAATCTTATCCCAATGCATGcattttcattcattattaaaaaaaaaatgctaaaaTGATGTATTTATAAATTACATACCCATCATTGTCAAACTCTATtgtcaccattttttttattggttcttatttatagaataaattccaaatctattattattttttcaactaatcaaggaatAGACATgttaatagtaaaaataactACTAAAAAAACTAATGAAGAGCATGATAGAGAGGAACAATAGAGtagacaaaaaaagaaaaatggcaATGTAGCATAGAGAATCGAGAGACGAAGGCtagattgatttatttaaacaaatactaatatatattaGTGTGTATTGGTTTTCATTAGTATAATACATAGTATATAGTATTATGCTATTATTTGTAAATTAGAGATTTCATGTAATAATACAATTTATGTTTgtgaaaaaaatgtataattcaAAGTTTATGTGgtggattttaattttttttttacacagaaaacacaaattttgttaattataagcggtatttaatttgttaaaatacaCCAGTAATAAATTcgtagaaaataaaaaagaattttattactgcattaataattaattgttattaatttattatttaatataaatattatctattgaaatttgtggagattttatttgaatctataaatatatatattgtccCTAAAAGAATATGTATTGAAAACCTATTTAAATGAGAGCCGCTTGAATGAATACAGATTGAACATATTTATTGGCAAATGATTGAGAGAAGAGAATCGATGTGAGATTGACACGTGTAAGACAAATACAATAAAACTAGTTCTTATAATTTTAGGTGTCGCagcttaaaatttattttaaaataaaaaaaatattaaaaaaatattttaaaaaataataatatttgaaactaaaattTGAATTCGATAGTCGATTATGTAAGGAATGTATTAACGCCTTACGATATCCAtaaaaaaacagttataaattagtgttaacttatataaatgcatttttcctttttttaaatGCAAACATAATCTTTTACAATAATCTAGAgataaaattgtattaaaaatataagagaaaaagaaatttttattattatgcttTACAAGAGTGTGGTTTTGCTCTTATGTATCTTCTGGTGCGACTGAGAAATAAAATCTACGTAGTTTTTAGGTAAAAAATACGGATGTGTTggttatcattattattattattattattattattattattattattattattattattattatttttaaagaaaagatGTTTTGTTTGAATATAAACAAGTatgctaaaaaatattttgatgaaaaaaatgatattgCATTTAAGATATtgattttaatgaatttgtttGACTTAAATAATTgtcatataaacaaaaatgagttttaaaacTATGTACAAGTTGTGGCTTAACAACTTGATGATAAAtagatgtcacatctagtttactatttaaaaatattttttattaattaatttgtttgtgaaaatgagttttagaactatcaaagTGTcacaacttgtgtcttaacaactcaaatattaaaagaaagtCGTGTCTAGTTAGccatttaaaagtaatttttttatcgaTTATTGTTtgcaaaaatgaattttgagaCTACCAAGTTGGCGCAACTTGTGTCATaacaactcaaaaattaaaagaaagacacattcttttaatatttgattatatttgtaTGTTTATGAGACTTAATACCATGCGTTGAaacccaaattttaaaaaaggagTAAAATTATAGTTgtatcacaaaataaataaataaaaggtagAGGAAAATATATGGCCCAAGAACCCAACTTGAAATAGTTGACAAAATAAATGGTAAAAAgcaatctttaaaaaaaaaatgaaaacttaaacgaatattgttattattaagcAAGAGAAACAAATGGAAGGTAAGTTTGAGAAAGAAGAGAGTAGATGTAACagcccttttttttttcaaaataaaaatcgaatttcaaaatttaagaaagaaatacttttggataaatatttaagtcgtaacacaacgacaaaagtcaacaaatatttacaagcaacggaataatttttgaaataaaaatccaaagtatttaaacatcaaaatacatcggggctatgTGGCATATCAGACATAACTCATACCCATGAGGTATTCTcagcagacacctgtacaaaggcactgccccaagaattttaactcccccacgtcacatcaaaaagtggtacatggacccatcaaaataaaagtctagctgacaatatgaggtataggtacagtcttccaaattgaaataaatacaccCACCAAAGAAATACATCtatcccctatacaaccatctatcatgctacaaaaaaactatacaactcgggtgatctccacgcgcctcGCAAGATCCTTCTGTCACAGCACCGATCATgtatgtctaactacgtgtccatctctagggtactacCCGGTAGGACGAttctggttctcatctgagggcaaagcccagatttcgacaataattgtaaaggtcatcagccgaaattaacaaatattacatagcatttaaattttaaatgcacaaaataacctttcatcttagcatacttCTTGAAAGGGTTTCATATgttaaacatgcataaacaagttgaaaaatgaagtttttaacaaaactgcattgtcgtattcgaatacagcatccctgtattcgaatacagtgcaaATTCACAAGTCATAAGCAAAAACAAcacaactgtattcgaatataacatccttgtattcgaatacatcaaaATCAggacaactgtattcgactacaacctcattgtattcgaatacacaacTGTTTCAAAAGTCAGTAGCTAAATCAGAAcatctatattcgactacaaccttcttgtattcgaatacaagtgcaGAAAACTGCAGAATTCGGTTTCGAAAATGGTTtcacaatcaatcaacacttacaaacaaatccaaacaatcacacttatcAATTTCGGCACAATCACAACATCAACTAAGTGTACATATGCAATCATcacagtatatcaaacatgactcgcgtgccaagcaccctaatgcaatgcgtatatgtcaaaatgcatgaatcCTGGAATTCCAacaaaaaccctcctcgaaggggcgtaagcCATATCACAGACTTTGTACTAATTATCAATGTGCCACCCATCACAGgcccgcacgatttactaagtgtcgcctatcacatgccttacactattttctagagtgcaatcactcacagatcaacacattctagagtgtcatctctcacagatcagcacgacgcgataatccccgtaaggataagatgaaccaacaaatcacatgacatcatcttgtggcccatcacggtcaccactatcaccatggccccatcgtgGTCGCCTTGTACtataaaatgcatgagcatactctgactctttccacaacaattattaagtaaatgcaaatattaaaaaattctccatttttaatactcatgtaatactaatgattttcaaattcaacacagaGCATATTCAAACATAgattttccaccaccacacatcaaatttaatccatcatttacattaaattcgttccattcaaattccacaaaaaccacacaaagttcaatcatcaatcaaccAAATATTTCCACACTTTCAAACCTAAATCacgccaaattaattttcacaaaccacagctcaaacacatcaagtttaatttcctcaaaatacacaaaatgaattaaattccttttccacaaaatcacacatctatttcaccaaattccaactccacaaatacacatataacaTCCTACGTGCAAGCtaaaaagtttggaaggagcacTTTAACGGTaactttaacgagcgattacggtaccgcgatcaattccgataaaatcttcGCTTCCAAAGTTTGTTCACTAGCTCCGTAGCGGGAAtatgaacaactttcccttctatctctttgcaaaataaagcttagatctagacgAAATGTGGAGATTTGTGTTTGACGATTTTGAAAATCCCTAACCCAGTTTCCTTCATTTTCGAATCAGGGAGGAAGAATggagctgagaaatccttgctttctcacccaccaagccttgggtttcttttcttgaagcaaaaagGAAGCAAACGGAAAAGAAGGGAGAAGGAAGAAAAGATGGAGTTCGCGaggcagggagaggaagaagacgttatgttttctttcctttttctttcttttccttttctttcttatgtttttcttttccttgtatataaatattaaaccaaATCGATATCTAAATATCctgatattttagatatttataaaaatcatcatttccacatcacctcccatcacttctcaaaccattttgataaaaatatatactctcgtcgcaactcaattgacagataaaattttcaacaacccgagatatttttaacaaaactgtccgatattaaattcttcgtaacataaataaattattcttcgacaaaagattcaccgtacttaacctaatttatttatcgacgaataattttaaccggggtatcaaaatatattttggggcattaaactcacaaaatataaataacttggctaaaaagcctcagagttcagtaccaaaatacataaattagaatttaaaattgtgGGTCTTACAAAAGACATAGGGCATAACGATTTGTGGTAGACCGGAGTTAGTCGCCGGAGTGATGGCTCATCGGGTTGCTGGAGTTGCGCGTAGTAGACGGAGGCATTGGTAGTAGTAGTTATCCTCTATTCTCTCTATTTGtattcacatttttattttaatatttttttgttgaggGTGTTGCTAAAACGAGTTAGTGTTTGTTTATGGctatgacttgagttaatgaaAGAGTATGGTGGATTTTTGGAGCTCTCTATCTTTTC contains:
- the LOC140918839 gene encoding uncharacterized protein, producing the protein MGYARLEQQIRKDTQADQPLGRHILWKEARVNKDGVVDNENVKKVVELCETIEQSSETQEGNKDTCRDILGKVFNVPEYSGRVRGKGFGVTPKSFFPQEKRQKPSNEEVLEKLRILSEQVALLVNTNKDKQLPVQLQPEIQMESETGSCNVGLKSIPEIKLRYYISIDAKVDI